A stretch of Arachis hypogaea cultivar Tifrunner chromosome 15, arahy.Tifrunner.gnm2.J5K5, whole genome shotgun sequence DNA encodes these proteins:
- the LOC112747654 gene encoding dirigent protein 5-like gives MAFSFHHNYALAIIILILAMIQFEFTNGSHHHHHHHHKHLKSLHFSLYQHETINKTGYIIVNGVQGGASVTQTTTPFGTLFVFHDPLTLTANRTSKVVGTSEGTSITSSFDGLQSISIAKITLNLKNHKGSISILGDVNNIKPSDLPVVGGTQDFMFVNGYVTSSPVDLKGLTVVYKVEFHLYWPPYATTQAS, from the coding sequence atggctttttcttttcatcataaTTATGCTCTTGCAATTATTATCCTTATTTTGGCTATGATCCAATTTGAGTTCACCAATGGTtctcaccaccaccatcatcatcaccatAAACATCTCAAGTCCCTTCACTTCTCTTTGTACCAACATGAAACCATAAACAAAACAGGTTACATCATAGTAAATGGTGTCCAAGGTGGTGCTAGTGTTACTCAAACCACAACACCTTTTGGTACCCTTTTTGTGTTCCATGACCCTTTGACTCTCACTGCAAACAGAACCTCCAAAGTTGTTGGAACTTCTGAAGGGACTTCAATCACTTCAAGCTTTGATGGGTTGCAAAGCATTTCCATTGCAAAGATAACTCTGAATCTTAAGAATCATAAAGGGTCTATTTCTATTCTTGGTGATGTGAACAACATCAAGCCTTCAGATCTTCCTGTAGTTGGAGGCACCCAAGATTTTATGTTTGTGAATGGTTATGTTACTTCTTCTCCGGTTGATTTGAAGGGTCTCACCGTTGTTTATAAGGTTGAGTTTCATTTGTATTGGCCTCCATATGCAACTACTCAAGCATCTTAA
- the LOC112747656 gene encoding protein MODIFYING WALL LIGNIN-2-like: METPNRCKFTVIFSVIISLTLALVSCLLCIASEIKRNKKEDLRFNGKQCYLPSSQAFGLGIAALVCLSLAQIIGNCVLFKNYCSGGKRNSHYKITLIAMVLLLISWLSFGIAMILLITATSMSKRQPYRIGWLNGECYLVKRGVYAGSTILILVTVGSVIGSVLLTIKANQTEQDRKIHAQTG; this comes from the exons ATGGAAACTCCAAATAGGTGTAAATTTACAGTGATCTTCTCCGTCATTATCTCCCTCACACTTGCCTTAGTTTCATGCTTATTATGTATAGCCTCTGAGATTAAGAGGAACAAG AAGGAGGATCTTAGATTCAATGGTAAACAATGTTACTTACCATCAAGCCAAGCATTTGGATTGGGGATTGCAGCTTTGGTTTGTTTAAGTTTGGCTCAGATCATTGGCAACTGTGTATTGTTCAAGAATTATTGTtcaggagggaaaagaaactcacaTTATAAGATAACACTCATTGCAATGGTTCTGCTTTTGATCTCTTG GCTTAGCTTTGGGATTGCAATGATCTTATTGATAACTGCCACAAGCATGAGTAAGAGGCAGCCTTATAGGATAGGTTGGTTGAATGGTGAATGCTACCTAGTCAAAAGGGGTGTTTATGCCGGCTCAACCATATTGATCCTAGTAACCGTAGGTTCGGTAATTGGTTCGGTTTTGTTAACAATAAAGGCCAATCAAACAGAACAAGATCGCAAAATACATGCACAAACAGGGTGA
- the LOC112747655 gene encoding phosphoinositide phosphatase SAC7-like — protein sequence MMEKADSVQKLYTRMRLWDFPDQYVIEPTDGSSGSSLAISKVDGSMKLIDEVPQGNSLQVPKIYTIFGVVGMLRLLAGSYLLVITDRECVGSYLGHPIFKISSLKFFPCDHSLKSAPAEQKTEMEFLGLLNVAEKTHGLFFSYETNLTLSAQRLNALGDESKLLPLWRQAEPRFLWNNYMLEVLIDNKLDPYLLPVVQGSFHYFQAAIGKETIDVTLIARRCTRRNGTRLWRRGADADGYAANFVETEQIMQLNGYTASFVQVRGSIPLLWEQIVDLTYKPKFELMKHDEAPRVLERHFLDLRKKYGAVLAVDLVNKHGGEGRLCEKFGSTVQQVASDDVRYVHFDFHQVCGHIHFERLSILYDQISDFIDTNGYLLLNEKGEKMKEQRGIVRTNCIDCLDRTNVTQSMIGRKMLEYQLRRLGVFGAEETISSHKNLDEKFKILWANHGDDISTQYTGTPALKGDFVRFGHRTFQGILKDGWNALLRYYLNNFSDGTRQDAIDLLQGHYIVSVSRDATPSSKKQGLESIASLPLALGLVLTGFFFAIMSLNQGRYDYRHFFLSLMWAGISIGIAAVVRANGRVFCNRPRLHKPRS from the exons ATGATGGAGAAGGCGGATTCGGTGCAGAAGCTTTACACGCGGATGCGGCTTTGGGACTTTCCGGATCAGTACGTGATTGAACCAACGGATGGTTCTTCTGGTTCTTCTTTGGCCATTAGTAAAGTCGATGGTTCCATGAAGCTAATCg ATGAAGTTCCACAAGGTAACTCCCTTCAAGTTCCTAAGATTTATACCATCTTCGGTGTGGTTGGCATGTTGAGGCTTCTGGCTG GATCATATTTGCTGGTTATAACTGATCGAGAATGTGTTGGATCTTACTTGGGGCAtccaatttttaaaatatcttcctTGAAGTTTTTTCCCTGTGATCATTCTCTTAAAAGTGCCCCTGCTGAACAG AAGACAGAAATGGAATTTCTAGGGCTGCTAAATGTTGCTGAGAAAACCCATGGTCTGTTCTTCTCATACGAAACTAACTTAACTCTGAG TGCACAGCGTTTAAATGCCCTAGGTGATGAGTCTAAATTGCTTCCTCTTTGGAGACAG GCAGAACCTCGCTTTCTTTGGAACAATTATATGTTGGAAGTGCTCATTGATAATAAG TTAGACCCATACTTACTCCCAGTAGTCCAAGGCA GTTTTCATTACTTTCAAGCAGCCATTGGGAAAGAGACTATTGATGTCACTTTAATTGCTAGGAGATGCACAAGAAGAAATG GAACTCGATTATGGAGAAGAGGAGCTGATGCTGATGGGTATGCTGCGAATTTTGTGGAAACAGAGCAAATTATGCAGCTCAATGGGTATACTGCATCATTTGTTCAG GTTCGTGGTTCAATTCCATTGCTATGGGAGCAAATTGTTGACCTAACTTATAAACCAAAGTTTGAGTTAATGAAACATGACGAAGCT CCTCGAGTTCTGGAAAGACATTTCTTAGATTTAAGAAAGAAATATGGGGCAGTGCTGGCTGTTGATCTTGTTAATAAG CATGGTGGAGAAGGTCGGCTGTGTGAAAAATTTGGCAGTACAGTGCAGCAAGTGGCTAGTGATGATGTAAG atATGTGCACTTTGATTTTCATCAAGTATGTGGGCACATTCATTTTGAACGTCTCTCAATCCTTTATGATCAAATTTCGGATTTTATTGACACAAATGG ATATCTTCTACTGAATGAAAAGGGAGAGAAAATGAAGGAACAACGTGGGATTGTTAGGACCAATTGTATTGACTGTCTGGACCGTACAAATGTAACTCAG AGCATGATAGGCCGAAAAATGTTGGAATACCAGCTTAGAAGGCTTGGTGTCTTTGGTGCCGAAGAAACCATTAGTTCACATAAAAATCTGGATGAAAAATTTAAGATCT TGTGGGCAAATCATGGAGATGATATAAGTACACAGTACACAGGAACTCCTGCTCTGAAAGGAGACTTTGTAAG ATTTGGACATCGAACATTTCAAGGGATACTAAAAGATGGCTGGAATGCTCTTCTACGctattatttgaataattttagtGATGGAACTAGGCAG GACGCAATTGATCTCCTGCAAGGACATTATATAGTTTCTGTCAGCAGAGATGCAACTCCCTCTTCCAAGAAACAAGGCCTTGAATCTATAGCT TCACTTCCTCTAGCTTTGGGTCTGGTTTTAACTGGATTCTTTTTTGCAATCATGTCATTGAATCAAG GTCGATATGATTATCGGCACTTCTTCTTATCACTAATGTGGGCTGGCATTAGCATCGGGATAGCAGCAGTTGTGAGGGCGAATGGTCGTGTTTTCTGCAACAGGCCTCGCCTACACAAGCCCAggagttaa
- the LOC140179047 gene encoding replication protein A 70 kDa DNA-binding subunit A-like, with protein MEEKYDSISEVNLKRLWWNFKVYIVRIWEELSKYNKQETWSIEMVLQDNKGDRIYSTVPRALVQKWTPILHEFQMYTMTNFTVVDNKTKTKNGVSRYVLTFSHRTKVTHVEVPTFPLQAFRFRSFVDLQNAAMLGDADMFDIIGEVVGKEEPRDLITSKGRETKRLVVILQDLDNNRMSCTLFGDLVDQIVPHLQEERVEPLIVVMQYFKVSRWNGKTSVQSNFAISKVHINLDLEEVNFFKTRVVSAGPSSVSRISYVSSPRDWSAADELKNGCVAVKTIEEALNVAQEGPIWIAGTIVSINAGKAGWFYKACRRCLKKVETPVGTRYECAKCGHTHGVAALRYKVEVMAHDETDSICLLLWDKETTQLCGKPAESIFNEKLAPDDEYPHTLDNMMDKKVLFKLNVKAANVKQYDPVYTVMKVCDDEDTISKNLPMTLVDNNTHVVNEAGNNNSFDIPGIVVNLTIDNDTHFNMDFTQECVSSIKFKTPAKRVASGVKVATINLNQDEEEVHHSTNRFTRKLSKKMKSQQSDIDS; from the exons ATGGAGGAAAAATATGATTCAATATCGGAAGtaaatctcaagaggctttggtGGAATTTTAAAGTATATATTGTTAGGATATGGGAAGAGCTTAGCAAATACAACAAACAAGAGACTTGGTCTATTGAAATGGTTTTGCAAGACAATAAG GGAGATAGGATTTACTCTACTGTGCCAAGAGCTTTGGTTCAGAAGTGGACTCCGATTCTGCACGAGTTTCAAATGTATACAATGACAAATTTCACAGTAGTTGACAACAAGACAAAGACAAAAAATGGTGTCAGTAGATATGTGTTAACATTTTCGCACAGAACTAAAGTTACTCATGTGGAGGTCCCTACATTCCCTTTACAAGCGTTTCGCTTTCGTTCATTTGTTGATCTCCAAAATGCTGCCATGCTTGGAGATGCTGATATGTTTG ATATTATTGGCGAGGTAGTGGGAAAGGAAGAACCAAGAGATCTGATAACTAGCAAGGGGAGGGAGACCAAGCGATTGGTGGTTATTCTCCAAGATTTAGA CAACAACCGGATGAGCTGCACTTTGTTTGGTGACTTGGTGGACCAAATCGTACCTCACCTACAGGAGGAGAGGGTAGAACCACTCATCGTGGTTATGCAGTACTTTAAGGTATCCAGGTGGAATGGAAAAACATCTGTTCAAAGCAATTTTGCAATATCCAAGGTCCACATCAACCTGGATCTAGAAGAAGTCAATTTTTTCAAGACCAG AGTTGTTAGTGCTGGCCCATCAAGCGTATCCAGGATAAGCTATGTATCATCTCCTAGGGATTGGTCTGCAGCAGACGAGCTTAAGAATGGTTGTGTCGCTGTCaaaacaatagaagaagctctTAATGTTGCTCAG GAAGGTCCTATATGGATCGCTGGCACCATTGTATCCATTAATGCTGGAAAGGCAGGTTGGTTTTATAAGGCATGTCGAAGGTGTCTAAAGAAGGTTGAAACCCCTGTTGGTACTAGATATGAATGTGCAAAGTGCGGCCACACACATGGAGTAGCTGCACTCAG GTACAAGGTTGAAGTTATGGCTCATGATGAGACAGATAGCATTTGTTTGCTACTGTGGGACAAGGAGACCACACAGTTGTGCGGAAAGCCAGCCGAGTCAATCTTTAATGAGAAG CTTGCTCCAGACGATGAGTATCCACATACGCTGGACAACATGATGGACAAAAAGGTGCTGTTTAAGCTTAATGTTAAGGCTGCAAATGTCAAGCAGTACGATCCAGTCTACACTGTGATGAAGGTGTGTGATGATGAGGATACCATATCGAAGAACCTCCCAATGACTTTAGTCGACAATAATACTCATGTAGTTAAT GAGGCTGGGAACAATAATTCGTTCGATATACCAGGCATTGTTGTTAATCTTACAATTGACAATGATACTCACTTTAATATG GATTTTACTCAGGAATGTGTTAGTAGCATCAAGTTCAAAACTCCAGCTAAAAGAGTTGCCAGTGGTGTAAAGGTTGCAACTATCAATCTCAACCAGGATGAGGAGGAAGTTCATCACTCCACCAATAGATTTACTCGCAAGCTTTCTAAGAAGATGAAATCCCAACAGTCAGATATTGATAGTTAA
- the LOC140179048 gene encoding uncharacterized protein produces the protein MVEDGYKEDIPLNRRARSSEKPREHVSMKEFFAFRVQERLADGSPLLYSRRLFQQFLVDAYSMIESSRLMYIHLDQNKFRCEMYKGLAEAVLRGETTPSSRKKRIILPSSFTGGPRYIIQNYQDAMSICRVVGYPDLFLTFTCNPKWPELEDFLKNRELNAEDRPDVVFVYTIEFQKRGLPHAHILVFIHRDDKYLTPEDIDKIICAEIPDKDVNLTYYEAVEKHMMHGPCGTIKRDSPCMKNGKCIRHFPKRFVDSTRVDEDGYPVYRRREDGKTIIKSGIEDNRYVVPHNRTLLLRYGTHINVKWCNQSRSIKCLFKYVNKGNDRVTTSFYSSANTDAENDECNEVCMYYDCRYISPCEAVWRIFGYNIHYRDPSVIHLGFHLSGEQPVVFQDHEILQDVARKAPVKESMFLGWFEL, from the exons ATGGTAGAAG ATGGCTACAAGGAAGATATACCACTAAATAGAAGGGCAAGGTCTTCTGAAAAGCCTCGCGAACATGTTTCAATGAAGGAATTCTTTGCCTTTAGGGTACAAGAGAGGTTAGCTGATGGATCGCCATTGCTTTACTCAAGGAGACTATTTCAACAATTCTTGGTGGATGCATATTCAATGATTGAGTCTTCAAGGTTGATGTATATTCACTTGGACCAGAACAAGTTTAGGTGTGAGATGTATAAGGGTTTAGCAGAAGCTGTCTTGAGAGGTGAAACAACGCCTTCATCAAGGAAAAAACGTATCATACTACCATCATCATTCACAGGAGGTCCGAGATACATAATACAAAATTACCAAGATGCAATGTCTATTTGTAGAGTGGTTGGCTATCCAGATCTCTTCTTAACATTCACTTGCAACCCTAAGTGGCCAGAACTAGAAGATTTTCTTAAGAATAGGGAACTTAATGCCGAAGACAGACCAGATGTTGTTT TTGTATACACTATTGAATTCCAAAAGCGAGGCTTGCCACATGCGCATATTTTGGTGTTTATACATAGAGATGATAAATATCTAACCCCAGAAGATATTGATAAGATTATATGCGCTGAGATACCAGATAAAGATGTCAACCTAACATACTATGAAGCTGTAGAGAAACACATGATGCATGGACCATGTGGAACTATTAAACGGGACTCACCATGCATGAAAAATGGAAAGTGCATCAGACATTTTCCCAAGAGATTTGTTGATAGTACAAGGGTTGATGAGGATGGATATCCTGTTTACAGACGGAGGGAGGATGGAAAGACAATAATTAAATCTGGAATTGAAGATAACAGATATGTTGTCCCACACAACAGGACATTATTACTGAGGTATGGCACTCACATTAATGTGAAGTGGTGCAATCAATCAAGATCAATCAAGTGTCTATTCAAGTATGTAAACAAAGGGAATGATCGAGTCACTACTTCGTTCTATAGTAGTGCTAACACGGATGCAGAAAATGATGAGTGTAATGAAGTCTGTATGTATTATGATTGTAGATACATATCTCCATGTGAAGCAGTATGGAGGATATTTGGTTACAACATTCATTATAGAGACCCATCAGTTATACATTTGGGCTTTCACTTGTCGGGTGAGCAACCAGTAGTTTTCCAAGATCATGAAATCCTACAAGATGTTGCTAGGAAAGCGCCTGTCAAAGAATCAATGTTCCTAGGatggtttgaactttga